GACCGTCTGAGTGACGCTGCGCAGGCTGCCCTGCGCTTCCTGCGGGGCGATCTCGGAGTGGCGCGCGCGTGGAACGACGGACTCCGGCTTCGGAGGAACGACACTCGTGACCGGCCCTTGCCCAGTGAGCCCCGGCGGCGGAATGGTTGCGCTGGAGATGCGGCGGCGAGGCACCTCCTCGATCACGATGTTCTCCGCCCCCAGGGAGGCGCGAAGCGTCGCGAGGTCGTCGGAAGACGCCATCAACAGATCGAGTTCGATCGTGTCCGGACTCGTGGCTTCGCCCGTAGGCAAGTAGGTGATGATCTCGCCGTGCGCCTTGCCCCGTTGCTTGATGTCCTCGAGCGCTTTGTCGATGGTCGCGAGATCGAAATGCACCCGGAGCCGAAACAGGCCGAGGCCCTGTTCGACGTTCGAGCGCAGCCGGTGCTCTTCGTACTCGGTGAGCACGGCCATGATGCCCGGATCAAGGTCGTACTCCGCGATGGGGTGAGAGACGGAAGGCGCGGACTGCCCCATGCTCGCGATGCGCATGAGCAGCTCGTCCAGCTGGGGGATGGGCTCGTCGCTGTGCTCTCGCTCGGCGGTGAGCACGTGACCAAACAAGTCGACCGCCTCGAACAGCAAGTCTAGGACATTCGCGCTGAGGTTTATCCGACCGAGGCGCAGGTCATCAAGCACGTCTTCGAGTTCGTGAGACAGCTGCCCCATGCGGCTCGCGCCGAACAGCCCCGCTAACCCCTTGAGGGTATGTACCGCGCGGAAAGCCTCGTTGACCAAAGACGGATCGCTACGACCGCCCTTCTCTGCGGCGTCGAGACTCAGCAGGCTGCGGCTGAGCTGCTCGATGATCTCTTGGGCCTCGCTGAAGAACTCTTCGCGGGCCTTGTCGCCGATCTCAGCCACCGTCTTTACCTTGGTCGACCTTCGCCGCCTCCAGCTGCTTGACGACTTCCTGGCACAGTGCCTCAGGGCTGAATGGCTTGGCCAAGTACCCGGTGGCACCGAGCTTGAAACCGCGCTCCATGTCCTTTTCAGATTTCTGTGTAGAAATGAGCAGGACCGGCGTCGCGCGGTGGCGCTCGTTCTTGCGCATGAATTGCAGGAGTTCGAGCCCGTTGATGTCCGGCATGTTGATGTCGGTTATCACCAGGTCGTACGGCCCGCGGGGCAACAGACGCAGGGCGTCGAAGCCGCTGCCCGCCTCGACCACCTCCACCTCTTCGAGCTGCGGCTCCGACTCCAGCGCGCTGCGCACGAAGGAACGCATCGACAACGAGTCCTCGACCACCAACACGCGCATCATTTCTCTCCCTTGGGCTTCTCCGCCGTCGCATCGGCGGCTCCGGCGTCGGCAGGCGCGGGAGGTTCGAGCTCGTAGTTCTGCATCAACCAGTCTTCCAGGTCGCCCCACAGCTGAGGAGCATCCGCTCCGACATGCTGCGCGGAGTGCCGGGAGGTAGCGTACTCCTTCAGCGTGCTGTGGCGCGCCATCTTCACCAGAGATCCCAGTGGCGTACGCGAGACGTTGTCACCATTCCCGGAGGCGAAAAAGGTGGGGAGGCCGCGTACCTCGGCGTAAGCGTGATAGACGTCCTGGCCTTCAAGGCGCGCCCCAGGGCACACCAGGCCGAGAGCAGCGACTTTTGGCTGTCGCGCCGCAACCTTTGCGACCAACGTTGCGCCGAGGGAGCTTCCGATCAGCACGATGTGCTTGGGCTCAGCGCCTTGGAGGCCAAACTGAATCGCTGCCTCGATGTCCTTCTCCAGGTCTGGGATTTCCTTTTGGGTCATGGCACCCCAATCAAGAACCATCCCACCCGCCGCGGACTTGCTGTCACCGTGACCCCGTAAATCCACGTTGACCACGCGGTACTGCTTCGGCGCCGCCGCCAGCCGATCGAGCAAAGGAGCCCACTCGTGCCGATCGCCTCGAAAACGGTGGACCAGCACCAGTAGGGGCGCGGTCTTGGAATCCGCAGGCAACAGATCCGCCTTGAGCGGGACCGTATCCGCGGCGGCAAAGCTCACCACTTCGAGCTTGGCCGCTTTGGGCACATCGCCAGCACTCGCGGAACTGACCGCAGCGCTCTGGCTGGGTTTGGGGGGGAGGCGCTCCTCCTCGCAGCTGCAACCAGCGCCTAGCCCCAGCGAAGCCAGCACCAACGCCAGCGACGCCAAGCGACGTGAGGCCCTGCTCCTCGCCCCCGAGAGTTGGATAAACCTGCGCATTCGCAGGAGATGTTAGCCTGGAAGCGGCTCCGTCCCCAGCCTGGATTCAGAGCTCTTTGGCAGCTCCAAGCACACCTGGGCGCCCCCCGACGGACGATTCTCGGCCCACGCCTTGCCACCGTGAGCCTCTGCGATGCGCCTCACCAGGGCCAATCCGAGCCCGAGCCCGCCGCCGCGCCGTCGGTGAAACGCCTGAAACGCACGCTCGAGCTCGTCCTCGGGGAAGCCGGGGCCCACATCCAGCACTCGAACCAAGAGCGCCCCTTCGTCGGTCGACTCGAGCTCGATGCGCTCCACACCCCCGGCATGGCGGCGCGCGTTCTCCAGCAGGTTGGCCAGCGCTCGGGCGATCAGCGTTGGGTCGACGCGCACCTCCGCGCGGTCAGTCGAATCCGCGATCGGCACTTCGTCTAGTCCAGCGCGCTCTCGAGCGCGTTCAACCAAATCAGACAACGCCAAAGTGCGCGGGTCGAGCTGTTGAAAGTCGAGTCGGGAGCTTGCGATGAGTTCGCTCATCAAACGGTCGATCTCGAGTACCTCCTGTTCAACGTCGTCGAGCAGCGGGCTCTCCGGGTTCTCACGCAAGAGCTCCACGAGCACGCGCAGGCGTGCGAGGGGTGTGCGCACCTCGTGGCTCACGGCGGCAAGCAGCTCCTTGTGCTCTTGAAGCTGGCGCTCGATGCGCCCCGCCATGTGATCGATCGCCTCCGCGAGCACCCCCACCTCCCCGGCTTCGCGCGGCGTGAGGTGCGTACGGCTCGAGAGCTTGCCTTCGCCGATTTCACGAGCCGTATCGACGAGTCGACTGAGCGGCAACGTAAACCGCCGAGCGAAGAATCCTGCAGACATCCAGAGCACCATCGTCGCGATGCCCAAGGTGATGAAGAACGTGCGGACCGCGTGCGGGGGCGCGTGGCTCCGCATACACACGTTCACCACCCCCAACTGGCGACTGGCGTCGCGAACTGGGGCCACCATATCCGGATCCTCGCAGTGACCGCTGGCCTCGAGCACCTTCCCGCCCGCGTCGACCACCTTTATATCCACACGGAAATTTTTCACCATCGAACGCACCAATGCGTTACGCTCGACCGGTCGTTCCCAGACACTCGCGAAGCTCTCGCCCACAAACTTGGAGATGCCAGTCTTCTCGGCCTTCCAAGGCGCCGCGCCGCCTACCAAAAGGCGGCCCGCCGTCCCAGCGACGAACATCATGAGCAGTAGCGTCATCCCCAGCCAGAAGAACAGCCGGCGATGCAGTCGGGCTTTGAGCCAGAATCCCCAACGCCCACCATGATGCCAGTGGCCGTGGCCGTGCGCCCAGTGATGGCGCGCCCAGTGTTCGCGCTGGAAGCGCTGCATCCGCTCCAACCGCTCCCTGCGGCGTCGGTGTCTGCTCTCGCGGTCCCTCATACCCGCCACACTGGGTTGCACGCGCCCGGCCGAGCCACGTCAGCTGCCCACCGCGCCCGCCGCGAACACATAGCCTACACCTCTTACCGTGCGGATCCGTTCCTTGCCCAAAGCTCCGAGCTTCTTTCGCAAGTGGGAGACGTGCACATCTACCGTACGCTCACCAACTGCCACATCGCTACGACCTGCCTCATCGAGCAAGCGCCCCCGCGGAATGACCCGGCCGGGGCGGCGCATCAACGCGACCAACAGGTCCAGCTCGAGGCCGGTGAGCTCGAGCCATTCCCCATCCAGCTCTGCGCGGCGCTCGGCCGGGTAGACCACGAGGCCATCGATGCACAGGCGCTCGTCCCCCAGCTCGTTGCGAACACGCCTCAGCACCGCTCTCACGCGCGCCAGGAGCTCGCGAGGACTGAAGGGCTTAGGCAAATAGTCATCCGCTCCGAGCTCGAGGCCCACGACGCGATCGGTCTCATCGCCCTTCGCCGTGAGCATGATCACGGGGATGCTATTATCCTCGCGGATCCGCTTGAGCACCTCGAGGCCGTCCATGCCCGGCATCATCACATCGAGCAGCACCGCGTCGTAGGCGCCACGAGCCAACATGCTGAGTCCCGAGCGACCGTCGGCGGCGTGCTCGGAGACCACGCCGTTTTGGGTGAGAAATCCCTGCAAGAGCTCATAGAGTCGCTTGTCATCATCGACGATCAGTAGCTTCACGTAGGCTCCCAGCTCCTCAAGTAGCAGCCCGACCGTGGCGCCGCTAGGCAGCGCTCACGGCATCGCGCGGGGAGGCGCGAACAAACAGATTGCGGCGCTGCCATCACGGGGGTCATCGGTGTCGTAGGGAGAGCGAGATCAGGGACGTGCGGGCGGCGGAGGCGCTGGCGGCTGTCCGGGCGGCGGCGGGGCGGCCCAGTAGGGAGACTGCCATGGCCCGTAGCCCCATGCGTCGGGACGCGGTGGACGGTAGTCCGGCGTTGACTGAGCGCGCCGGCGATCTGCTGCGTCGAGGCATACGTCGGCCACGTGGCGCTCGAAGTAGCTCCGGCGCATGTCGTGATGACGATGCATACGAAACGCCATACTCGCGAAGCCACCGGCAAAACCAAAGAAGGCTCCGAGCACCAAGAGCAGCTTGAGCACACGGTATCTCATATGTCTCATCACCAGCGCTCCTCTCTCTGCCAACGACCGAAGGGCAGCTCTCCGCGCTCGATCCAGTCCGCAAGCTGCGCGCGCTGACGCTCATCTAGTGCTGCGTGGGTGCGACTCAGCGCACCGACGCCGGTCTTGCGGAACTCGCTCAAGAGGTCGTCGTGTTGCGCGAACAACTGACCAAGTCGCTCGACGTCGAGCTCCTCGGCCCGCAGCGCTGCAGATATTTCCTTGCGGCTATCCGCAAGCTGGCCACGTAGCTTACGGCCGCCATCCATCACTTCGCCAATCGCGGCCTGAAGCTCTCGCTCCTGACCCGGGCTGGTCTCGAGGCGCTCGAAGACACGGCGCATCGCCATATCCCTGAACCGGCCACCGAAGCCACCGCGGTGATGTCCAGGGTGATGGTGCCCTCCGCAAGCATGAGGCCCGCCCCAGCGCTCGCCTCCACCGTAGGCGAATGCCATGCGGTGCCAACGTTCACGGCGAATCACCGCGAACAAGCCTGCCAAGCAGGCCGCTCCAAATAGAAATCCAAACATCGAGGCTCCTTTCAGTGTTTGCTCGATGACTGGAGCTTGGTGCGAGCGGGTTAAGGCCAAAGCTCGGCGAGTGTTAAGAAGTGTGTCGGCACCAACGCAAAGAGCCAGTCCCTGATGGGCCTGGCTCTAGCAGGATGCTGAAAAACTCCGTTTTTCAGCATCCTGCGCGCTTATCCGCGCGGATCTCTGAACCACGCTCTCGCAAAACCCCATAGAAGTGAGGGTTTTGCGAGAGCGTGATCTGGCCGAGTTGTGCGCGGGCACGGTTGTTGTTGTTTGGCAGGGTGTTTTTCAACACCCTGCTAGATCGATTGCGGCGACGAGTGGCCGCGAAGCTCAGCGGTAGGGGTTGAACAGGGGATCCTCCTTGGGCGGAGGCGGGGTCGGCGGCTTCTCCTCGACGGGCTTTTCTTCCGGAGGCTTGTCCTTGGTCTTGGGCGGAGGCGCCCAGCGGTAGTATCCGCGCGGTTTCGCCTTGCTGTCCTCTTCGGGCTCAGCACTCGCGGAAGGCGCCGCGCTAGGCGCGGCGCTCGCGCTCGCGCTCGCTGTCGCCGTCTCCGCTGGCTTGGGCTCTGCTGGCGGAGCAACGGCGGGCGCCGTCTCCACCGGAGCCGAGGCGGTTGGCATTGCCGCCGCAACCTCGGGTTGGCCGCGGTTGCAGCTCCTCACCCCAAACAACACAGCGACCACACCCAAAGCAGCAACACCGATGAAAGCGAACATCCAGCGCCCACGCTCGGGCGCTTGCTCCGGAAGCTCACGTACCTCGAGGATATCGGACACATCCTCCAGGGACTCGGTGGAATCGGGTGCAGGCTCTAAGCTGCTGTCCCTGGTGAGCGCCTCGCGCACCAAAGCCTGTCGCCCCTCGAGCGAGTCCCCCAAGACTTGCTTGCAGTAGCTCGCAACCGTATCTCGCGAAGCCAGCGAGTCCAATTTCCGCGCGGTTTTTTCAAGGGACTCTGCGAAATCGGCACAAGTCGGGTAGCGATCATCAGGCTCTCGCTCGAGGGCCTTCATCACGGCAGCCTCGAGCTCTTCGGGCACCGAAGGTTCGATCTCGCGAATCGGCGGCACTCGGTCGTTCAGCAGTCGCGTGAGCGTGTCGACCTCGTTGCTGCCACGAAACAGCCGACGACCGGTGAGGGCCTCCCACAGGACGATTCCAGCAGCGAACACATCGGCGCGGCGGTCCACGTCCTTGCCAGTGGCCTGCTCGGGCGCCATGTACGCGAGCTTGCCCTTCATCTGCCCGACGCGTGTCGACGTCAGGCGTTGAGAGGCCCGCGCGATCCCGAAGTCGAGGATCATCGAGTTGCCGGACGTCCCAACCAGGATATTCTGCGGGGAAACATCTCGGTGCACCAACCCGCGCGGGTTGCCGTCGGCATCCGTCAGCTCATGAGCCGCATGCAGCCCTCCCAGCGCGTCGAGCACGATGCGAATTGCGATCCCCGCATCGACGCGACCGTTTTCCTCGTGCTGGGCAGCGAAAACCAAGAGGTTCGACATGGCGCCGCCCTCGACGTACTCCATCACCAAGCAGAGCCCCTGCGGTGTCTGGTCGATGTCGAGCGTGGGAACGACGTGGGGGTGCCTGATCTCCGCGACGAGGCGCGCCTCGTCGAGGAACATATTCACGAACTCTTTCTCTTCCGAGAGGTGCGGGTGCAGCCGCTTGATCGCAACCAAGCGCTGGAAGCCCCCCAACCCGCCAAGGTACGCGAGATAGACCGTGGCCATCCCACCTGACGCGAGTTCACAGATGACCTTGTACCGACCGATTCGCTCACCGGCTTCGATGCTTTGCTGCACGCTCATCGCGTTCCTTGGGCGCCCTCCCGGCGTGCGGAAAAATTCCGCTTCAAATAGTGTTTCTCAACCGCGTCACGCCCGCAAGCCCCGCTTTCGAGGCTAGCGAAGCTTTCCCCAAGGCGTTCCGCGCCTCAGCTTGATCTTCGCTGATCCTCCGACGCTGATCCTCTCACGCTGGCCTTTGATGCTGCTGTTCACCTCTGACTCTCGACGTTTGGCGGGACGTTCGACTCACTGACGTGTTTCACCCCAGATCGTGTTGGGGGGAGCGGCTCTTATTTTTTCCAAAGCCAGCACCTTCCACAACCTCTCCCGCCTTCAGGCGCCAGCGCCGCCGCTTTTTTCCCGACGAGCTGTTTCCCGAACCCCGCGCATGTACGCATCGCTCCCACCTGCACGTGGGTCGTTGCGGCTGGTGGAAGTGAGCGGGCCGCTCGCCCGGCATTCGCCCGGCGGCGTGCGGGAGCAGCTGGGTTCGCCCGCCTCCCCCTCCCCCCCTCACCACCTCCACACGCACGCGCCGAGTCACGCGAAGCCGCCCTGAGGATGAGTTTCTGAGCCGCGGCGAGAAAAATCCGCCTGCCGGTTCTCGCCGAGCTGGCCTGTGATTGAGTCAGCCTGAGACGGGCGTGTGCCACCTGGAGGTTTCCGCGACGACGGAAGATTGTGTCCCCGCGCTCCCCACGCGGAAATTCGTCGGCTCAAGGGGAGAATCGAACGGCATTCCGCAGCACAACGTTGCGTCCCCACGAAGCACTCGCGAGTTGTGCCATCTCGCTGCTGGAGGCAGCCGTCGAGAAAGCGTGTTAGTGGCGAGCACGCTCCGTACCCCTCTCGCTCGCGCCTCGGCGCGACGGCAATAGCTCGCGCCACCACCGGCGCTTCGGAAAGGACCCCCATGCGTCGCTCGATCGCCCTGCTCGCCTTGCTCGCCTGCTCCGTCCCCGGCCTGGATGCCGCGGCAGCCACCTGGCACAAACCGACGACCCATCAAGGCGTCGTGGCGACCCAAGGAACCAACCTTTCGAAGCTAGCGAGTCAGTACCTCGAATCCGCAAGGAAAGACTTGCGGCTCGGTAAAGCCACGCTCGTACTGCAGCGGGAGCTGAGCCTACACGGCAGCAACACCGTGCGCTTCGCTCAAACCCATCGCGGGTTGCCGGTTCTGGGGGCGGGCGTCGTCGTGCGCCTGGACGACTCCGGAACGATCTCACGCAGCGTGGTCGAGGTGGCGGAGAGCCTGAGCGTCGATGTCGCGCCGAAGCTGAGCCAG
This Polyangiaceae bacterium DNA region includes the following protein-coding sequences:
- a CDS encoding response regulator transcription factor: MKLLIVDDDKRLYELLQGFLTQNGVVSEHAADGRSGLSMLARGAYDAVLLDVMMPGMDGLEVLKRIREDNSIPVIMLTAKGDETDRVVGLELGADDYLPKPFSPRELLARVRAVLRRVRNELGDERLCIDGLVVYPAERRAELDGEWLELTGLELDLLVALMRRPGRVIPRGRLLDEAGRSDVAVGERTVDVHVSHLRKKLGALGKERIRTVRGVGYVFAAGAVGS
- a CDS encoding serine/threonine protein kinase, coding for MSVQQSIEAGERIGRYKVICELASGGMATVYLAYLGGLGGFQRLVAIKRLHPHLSEEKEFVNMFLDEARLVAEIRHPHVVPTLDIDQTPQGLCLVMEYVEGGAMSNLLVFAAQHEENGRVDAGIAIRIVLDALGGLHAAHELTDADGNPRGLVHRDVSPQNILVGTSGNSMILDFGIARASQRLTSTRVGQMKGKLAYMAPEQATGKDVDRRADVFAAGIVLWEALTGRRLFRGSNEVDTLTRLLNDRVPPIREIEPSVPEELEAAVMKALEREPDDRYPTCADFAESLEKTARKLDSLASRDTVASYCKQVLGDSLEGRQALVREALTRDSSLEPAPDSTESLEDVSDILEVRELPEQAPERGRWMFAFIGVAALGVVAVLFGVRSCNRGQPEVAAAMPTASAPVETAPAVAPPAEPKPAETATASASASAAPSAAPSASAEPEEDSKAKPRGYYRWAPPPKTKDKPPEEKPVEEKPPTPPPPKEDPLFNPYR
- a CDS encoding alpha/beta fold hydrolase codes for the protein MRRFIQLSGARSRASRRLASLALVLASLGLGAGCSCEEERLPPKPSQSAAVSSASAGDVPKAAKLEVVSFAAADTVPLKADLLPADSKTAPLLVLVHRFRGDRHEWAPLLDRLAAAPKQYRVVNVDLRGHGDSKSAAGGMVLDWGAMTQKEIPDLEKDIEAAIQFGLQGAEPKHIVLIGSSLGATLVAKVAARQPKVAALGLVCPGARLEGQDVYHAYAEVRGLPTFFASGNGDNVSRTPLGSLVKMARHSTLKEYATSRHSAQHVGADAPQLWGDLEDWLMQNYELEPPAPADAGAADATAEKPKGEK
- a CDS encoding HAMP domain-containing histidine kinase, coding for MQRFQREHWARHHWAHGHGHWHHGGRWGFWLKARLHRRLFFWLGMTLLLMMFVAGTAGRLLVGGAAPWKAEKTGISKFVGESFASVWERPVERNALVRSMVKNFRVDIKVVDAGGKVLEASGHCEDPDMVAPVRDASRQLGVVNVCMRSHAPPHAVRTFFITLGIATMVLWMSAGFFARRFTLPLSRLVDTAREIGEGKLSSRTHLTPREAGEVGVLAEAIDHMAGRIERQLQEHKELLAAVSHEVRTPLARLRVLVELLRENPESPLLDDVEQEVLEIDRLMSELIASSRLDFQQLDPRTLALSDLVERARERAGLDEVPIADSTDRAEVRVDPTLIARALANLLENARRHAGGVERIELESTDEGALLVRVLDVGPGFPEDELERAFQAFHRRRGGGLGLGLALVRRIAEAHGGKAWAENRPSGGAQVCLELPKSSESRLGTEPLPG
- a CDS encoding periplasmic heavy metal sensor — protein: MFGFLFGAACLAGLFAVIRRERWHRMAFAYGGGERWGGPHACGGHHHPGHHRGGFGGRFRDMAMRRVFERLETSPGQERELQAAIGEVMDGGRKLRGQLADSRKEISAALRAEELDVERLGQLFAQHDDLLSEFRKTGVGALSRTHAALDERQRAQLADWIERGELPFGRWQREERW
- a CDS encoding response regulator yields the protein MMRVLVVEDSLSMRSFVRSALESEPQLEEVEVVEAGSGFDALRLLPRGPYDLVITDINMPDINGLELLQFMRKNERHRATPVLLISTQKSEKDMERGFKLGATGYLAKPFSPEALCQEVVKQLEAAKVDQGKDGG